The genomic interval ACCGCAGCCCTCGACCAGGCCCACTGGAAGTTGAAGCCGCCGATCCGGCCGTCCACGTCGAGAATCTCCCCTGCCAGGAACAATCCTGGACAGAGGCGCGACTGCATCGTGGCCGGTTGGATCT from Phycisphaerae bacterium carries:
- a CDS encoding NAD(P)/FAD-dependent oxidoreductase, whose protein sequence is IQPATMQSRLCPGLFLAGEILDVDGRIGGFNFQWAWSRAAVAGAGLRSMFGVP